The Chionomys nivalis chromosome 6, mChiNiv1.1, whole genome shotgun sequence sequence GCTTCCAGGAACCTGAGGAATAGTTCTTACCCAAAAAGAGAAGCTGGCTGAGGTAGGTTGAGGAAGACGCAATGGTAGAATGGGAGCCAAAGGGAAAGGGAGGGTGATgggtttgtgtgtctatgaccaACTGTATCTGTAGGTACCTAGTTGTTTCTCCATCTGCTTTCTTGTATGAGACTCTTCCTGAATAATCTGTTTTCTTAGGGAAGCAATCAGGACTTCCGAAACCTCCAAGCTAAGTTCCAGGCCTCTCAAGAGCCTGGAGAACCATCCAGAAAACTCATAAAGCCTGAGTTCAACAAACTCCTGAAGAAGTTTCCACAGACTGAGTTAAGTGAGCAGCCCAAGAAGGCCTCACAGTCTGAGCTCAGCACAGTGTCCCTGAAACCCCTGCAGCTGCAGTTTACGGACATCCCCAAGAAGACCTCACAGTCAGAGGATCTCAGAAAGTCACCACAGCCTGAACTCAAAGATTTCCCAAGGAAGCCTCCACATCCACAGTTCACTAATCTCAAGAAGCCCTCCCAGGCTGAGTTCACAGATTCCAAGAAGCCCCCACAGGCCCAGTTTGCCAGCCTCCCTAAGCCCTCACAGCCTGAGTTCACTAATCTCCCCAAGAAGTCCCTGAAATCTGAGCTCAGCAATCCTGCCAGGCCCTCAGTAGAGCTCAAACCTACCACATTTCCCAAGAAGTTCTGGCAGCCTGAATCCAGTGAGGCCCCTCTGAAGTCCTTGCCCAAGAAGCCACTGCAGTCTCAGGCTGCTGGTTCCTCTAGGAAGTCCCTGACACAGGTAGAGTCCAGCGAAGTTCCTCAGACATCCAAGCCTGGGTCCAGTGAGTTTTACCCCCACTCGCCAGAGCCTGACGTCAGTACCTTTCCCAAGAAGTCCCTGCAGTCTGAGCGCAATgagaatttcaagaaatctccatcTCTTCAGGCCACTGGTTGCACAAAGTATCCACAGCAGCCCATGTCCTATGAGGTCCCCCAGACAGCCCCCTGGAAGCCTGAGTCATATAATCCCCCATCTCACTCCCTGCAGCCGGACGTCCATGCATTGCCCAAGAAGCATCCACAGCTCCAGCTAAGTGACCTTACCAGGACATCCTCAGAGCCTGAAGTCTGCAAATTTCCCAAGAAGCCTCAGCAGCCAGCCCCCAAAGTGCTTTCTAAGAAGCCCTCGCATCAGGAACTGGGTCATCTCCCTAGAACATCCTCGGAGCCTGAGTTCAGCTCACTCCCCAGGAAGTTTCTGCAGCCTCAACATGGCAAGTTCTTCCAGCCTGACTTTCCCAAGGGTCTGCCCAGAAAGTCCAAAGTTCCTGTTTCAGTATCTGAGTGCTCCCTGCCCTCTGCCTTTGAGGGTTCCAGCCCTCAGTTGCCCCTCAGCCTTGGGTATGGAGTCTCTCGGACACCCAATTGGAGATCAGAAGACTTTCAAGTCCAGCACCCGCCCCAGCGAAGGCCTTTGCCTTCAGCCAGCAGCCTGGGATCTCCTCCAGCCAAGCCCCCATTACCACCTGTACCCATCAACATCCAAAGCTTCCAGAGAGCCTCAGCAACGGCCCCAGGTGAGTTAGAGTAGGTGGTTCAGGCAGAGGAGGGGGGAAATATCTGGGTAGAGccacttccttcctgtcttctctcttccacaGCTGTACTGAAGACTGGCTCTTCTGAGACCCTCTTCCCAGCCCAACCTCAACAGACCCTGCAGTGAGTGTTGGGAGAAAGGGGCCAGGCATGGGTATAAGGCTAAAGGAGGCCCTCATCTCAGGTATCCCTGCAGGAACCCGGACGAGATCTATGAGCTGTATGATGCTGTGGAAGCCACAAGTGACTCTAGTCTCAGCCCGAGAGGCAGAGGTTTGTAGGTGGTCTAGGTGGTTGGCTTGGGTACCCATGAAACATTAGTTACAAAGGCATGCTCGCATGATCCAAGTTTAAGAACACAAAGTGATCCAGACCAGACTGGATGCTGGTGGGCCAGATGGTAAGGAAGGGGAAGCCCAGAGCCAAGGAGCCAGGCTTTCTGTAGGTAGAAGCATTTGACAAGAGGCCTGTACAACAATGGAAGAATTGCAGAAACCACAGTTGGCAAACCAACAAGATGGCATATCAGGCAGGGAATGAGTGGTACGCTCCTTTCATATAACCTAGCACTCGTGCAAAGGAGTCATGGCAGGATCATGGATAAGGAAGGCATCAGGTTCCAAATGTacacccctgtaactccagcatttaGGCAGCAGGATGATCTGCCTTGGCTACTCAGCAaccaagaccagcctggatgaGACCctgcaaacaaaaccaaagcaaatgcCACCCACCAGGTTCCTTGCAGTTCATCCCAAGAGAATGTCCCAGAAAGATGTATACACGCAACAGcaggttttccttccttctaagTCAATCTGAGGGGCTCCACGATTGGTGTCTCCATGGCTACAGCATGGGGTTTTATAGAGCTTTGATGATTTTGTAGCCAAGGGAGTTACCCCATTGCCAATGAGGAAGTTCAAGGCTCTGAGACTAGGCCCAGCCAGTTGATTTAGAGCTGTGGGGATTCCAACTAAGTGCCCTCCCCCCCCAGCTATTCCCTGTTTTCCTAGCTTACTAGGGCTCCTAGCAGGGTCTTTTGGCCTTGGGATGTGCTGGCTCTCACTGTCCCAGCTGGAGGTCCTGATACAAAGACAGATGCTTTCAAATTCTCCAGCCCTTGCCCCTTTCTGGGccctttttgtttgcttctccTGGTTCATCAAGAGAACGCCCATAGTGCTTCTGTGgaggggaggggtcactgttCAAAATCATGATCAAATATCAGACCCCTGAATTTCTCCGTTCAGAGCAATGTGTGAACCTTCCTGTGGCACAGAGCCTCTCCAAGTCTGTTTTGAGTATCTCAGAGTGATCTTTCTAGTACCAGAGTGGCCTTCGGACCACCTATTCTTTGGTTCCTTTGAAACATGGCAGCCCCCCTACATCTTTTGTCAATTGGGAACTCACCTGGAGGGGCAGGGTTCAGCTCTGCTCAGAACAAGCTGCAGGATGACCCAGAACCAGAGAGCCCAGTATTGTCATAGTACTCCAGCTTCTGGCTGTGAGAGCACTCAAGGCTGAAAAGCGGGTGCAGTACAGGTTCTGAGTAGGACCCAGATCTCTGCCTACAGAGTAGAAATCAAGCTCAGCACTGACTCAGTATGACAGACGCCCCTCTGTGGGCTATAATCAGAAAGGACAGTTGGTCAAAAGTGACATTTGGGTTATCAACAAAATGGGACCTCTGATTCAGATCCTCACTAACCCCGATCTTGAAGAGGCTGTCACCCAAGCCTCCAGCCAACAGTTGGTCTCATTCTGGAAGCCTGTCCTACTGCTGGGAAGTGATACAAGTAAACCCTCGGGGAAACCTTACCATTCAGTCTCAGCAGCGCAGCAGAAGGTTCAGGCTAAGAACTCCACCCCAGGgacgtggtggtggtggtgcaggccttccaaggcaaaggaaggtggatctgagttcaaggccagcctggtctaggacagtcaagtctacacagagaagaccagccaaccaaccaaccaaccaaccaaccaaaaaactcCACCCTGGTTGCTCCTCCTTAGAGGCGAGCTGGATGGCTACAATGGAATTACTTGTTTTTAGTTCTGAATCCAAAATCTTATCACAACTCCCAACATATTCTGGGAGGTAGAAGAAAAATGGCTCCCAAAGTCTACAACTTATGGGCTGATCATGGTGACCACAGcttttaatactagcactcagggAAACAGGCAGATAGACCTAGGACagactggtctatatagtgagaacaaaatccaaacacaaaGGCCTACAAATCCATCCCATCTCTACAATTTTAGACAGTTAGCCAACTTCTCAGCCTTTATTTTCCTCACCAAAATGAACCTTACCCACAAGGACTGATAAACCCTAAGAAGAGTACAGAGTGGTCAATTCAGGGAAGCCCCGAGGATCCAGAGAGCAGACTCAACCCATCAAGTCACTAGGGTAGAAAGAACTAGGGacctttgtcctgactctgccCAATGCCCTCAGATGGAGTGCAGACTACCCAGCAAGTCACCGGATGGCCTCAGCAGGACGCAGAGCTCAGGTACGTGGGGCTGAGATCTGGGACTCTAACAGCGAACACTTCTCACTCATAGGACTCCAATGTCTGGGTCTTCTAGGAAGGGTGCTACTCAGGTACAGCAGCTGCCACCCACAGACCCCAAGCTGCTGAAACAGatcaggaaggcagagaaagctgAGAGAGAGTTTAGAAAGAAGTTCAAGGTGAGAACATGGAGTGAAGAACGAGTCCTGGGATGACTGGTACCCAAGGCCCATGATTTCCATCCTGGGGAAGAAACCAAGGTCACAGCAGATACAGAAAGTCTAACATTTTAACATGATGTTCCCCAAGTTTGAAGGTGAGATTGTGATTCAAACAAAGATGATGATTGACCCCAATGCCAAGACCCGGCGTGGGGGCGGCAAGCACCTGGGTATCCGGCGTGGAGAAATCCTGGAGGTGATCGAGTTTACTAACAAGGATGAGATGCTGTGCCGGGACCCCAAGGGCAAGTGTAAGTGTGTTTGGCCCACATCTAGGGAAAGGAGTGAGAGTGCTAAGGTTGAGAATCCATTCTATCTGCTCTCCCCTGCAGATGGCTATGTACCCAGAACTGCACTGTTGCCCTTGTAAGTACTGGTATTGCCTGGGTAGAATGGGGAACACCAAGGTTGGCTCCTATTGACAATATTATGCTCTCTGCCAGGGAAACAGAAGTATACGATGATGTCAGCTTTTGGGGTATGTACAGTGACTCCCATGGGGATACTTGCTATCATGCCTCTGTGGCACAGGATCACTTGAATTCATCCTTCTTTGCAGACCCTCTGGACAACCAACCATTTCCTCAGGGACAGTaaggcagacagacaggtggGTTCCAGAACCACCAGCCTAGCCACTGCTCACCCAGGAGCCCTGGATTCCAGCCTGGCAAACAGATACCCAACATGACCACATAAAAACCCCCTTTCAAACATTCTTGTTTCTTGTCCTCTTCTTACTGACTAGAACACACAGCAGAACACAGGCACATGCAAGGGAccaaaggtgaaaaaaaaaaaaatcaattgcccaCCCAATAGGAAAGGAGCTGCTGAAGACGCACCCATACATATCCTAGATGACCAGTAGCTGTATCCCAAAATTCCTTGTAGGCTTCAGGCATTTGCATTGCCAAGTGAGTCTATAACAGCCCTTCACTGGCAGAACTCCTGCCTAACAGGACTTCAGTATGAAGTATTTCCCAAATAGTGACATTCTTAGTGgtcttgaacaaagaaaagccaaATTGAAGTGAGCTTCACTCAGTGTCTGGGACTCACAGAATAAAGCCACAGGATGATTTTCAGGATCGTTATTATCACTCCGGGGAAGATCTTGGATCTGTACTAGTGTCCCTACTATAACTAGGGTCTGCTCTCCAAACAGTGGGATCCACAGACAACAACAACTGGGTGAGATCCCTGGAGGTCACAGCTCCCAGGAAGGAAGAACCAGCTGCCCCAGTCTCACAGAACTCGGATGGCCACCtctacaacacatacacacacaaaaaagcaagCCGCTTTCAGGAACTGGTATTTATTATCAAAGTCATATTTGATGTCAACAAGATGCCACAACTACAAAAAAAATTGCGCCCATTGCAATCTCAATGCAAACAGTCAAATGGAACCCcaatcattaaaatattaattcagaTCACCCCAAAAAGCAACTGaattttttaaacatctttataCATCCAGCCAACAAATTAAAATGGTtaacaagaaaaaatacaaattcagAGGTCTGGTATTGATGTTTAAAAAAAGCAACTGCTTAAGCATTTCTATCGATTCGAACATCAATCTCTCGGCCACTCAGCTTCATGCCATTCATCATCCGGCAGGCTCTCTCAGCCACCTCTGGAGATTCAAACTTAACCACACCGCACCCCTTGGACTTTCCGTTCTCCATCTTGATGTCGGCGTACAGCACGTGGCCTGGcacagggagggaagaagagaccACACGCATCAGGCAAACCCAGAGCTCAGCCTCAGTCTGGGCTCCACTCAGTCCAGATCACCTGTTGGATTTCGGTGACAGAGTCAAAAAGGAGAGAGGCCCTTGCGCATGAAGCGAATGCTCAGAACACCACGTATGGCGCCAGCAACTATAGCCCTCTCCACtctattgccattgttctccTGCTGTGAAGAACTTGCCAAGCAGCTTCAAATGTTCATCTTTCTGCTCCAGCAAGTTACACGGAGAGGGGCCTATGTGGAGCCAACTTTTGATTAGAATTCTAGAGGCTTGATTGTTGAATACTACTATCTGGTCACAAGGCCACTACCAGTATGATACTTCTATACTGCCCTATGTAAGCCAGGTACACCTAGTGAGTAGCTTACACATATCTATTCATAGACCTATTAAGCACCCAGGTTATTAAGTACCCAGGTATGTGTCAAGTACAAAAGAAATGGGTCTATAATAGAGCAGAAGTCAAAGACACATTGGTGCTGTTATGGCCCATAATTCTTGTGCTAATAATAATAACGGCTTGGGGAGAGAAGACACTCCAGTGGCTACTCATGATAAAGTTCTGAAAGATATTAATGAGCAATTCATCAGAAAACATGCCTGCCAAAGCAGGACACAATGGTACACATCTGCAACTCAGCACGTGAGAGGTTAAAGCAAGattttgagttctaggccagactggAGCTACATGGCAAGACCCAGGCTCAAAAGAAGGGAATGGCAAGACAGAACTAaaggagggaagacagaaaggagaagagaaaggtagctcacctggaatcccagcccttgggaagtggaggtaggagaatcaagagttcaaagtcactgagaatgtagctcagtgtatacagtgcttgtttagcatgcacaaaaccctggggTTGAGTCCTAGCACTTATACAAACCAGGCACAGAGGCACAcccatgtaatcccagcattcaggagttagaagttcaaagttattTTCGGCTTTACAATAGTAAATTTAAGGGCCACTCTGAGTTCAAGAGACCCaatgttaaaacaacaacaataacaaaagcaaggcaaaacaaaacgaaacaaaagacaaacaaaccaatcaaaaacaaaaacctcagagttcaagatcattcttggctacataatgacTTTGCAGTCAACTTGGGCTAGTTGGATCCtagtctcaaaaaggaaaaaagggaaggacAAAAAAGTAGGGAAAAGGGAAGGTAATCTTCTGGCAAGTTCAAGGGCAGTAGGGAGTTAAGTTTCCAGAAGATTTTGAGTTTGCATTTTTTTCAGAGGTGGGGAGAGTGGCACGTTCCAATCTGAGCTTTTGGAATATCTAGTTATAATAATGACTAATGTGAAATTTGCAATGGAGAGAATCAAAGAACCAGAAAAGAAGGTGGGCTTTGACTCTACAGCTTATACTAAAGAACCAGGGGAAAGCACTACTTCTGaatgctgagccatttctgaATGAGGAAACAAGAAACAGGTGTTTTGATTGAGCTTTTAACTGAGAACGTGCAATGGTAAGGGAAGACTGCATCGTGGTCACCAAGGAAGCTTTCCAGAAAGGTTGCCTAGGTGTGCCTATGAATCCACAGAGACTTTCAGTCTATACTGTGTGCCCAGACCAGACCTACAACTGCTGAGCATATGTGTACCCTGGGCAACTAAACCAGCTATGGGCTTCATGGGGGAAAGCAACTTGTCTTGGatttacttcttttgtttttgcttcttatAAGTCTGTGACTTCAGAAAGATGGCTTTTCTGACTCTTATGTAAAAAGATGACAATATTGCCTTCTCTcagaaactgagagaaaacaGTGGTGGCATTTGCCTGTAGTTTCAGAACACGGAAGGCCTGAGAGGGAAAAGAATCATGAACTCAATTCCAGCTTAAGTTgtagcagagacagagagactctcACAAACTAACTAGAGAAGAACAGCACAGATGGAATGAGCACATGGCATGACACATACCAGGACACCCAACACCTGCCTAAATAGCTGCAGAGGCAGAACAATGGCAAGGCCATGGACACTTGAGAGCCCATGGACAGTGGCTAAGGCTAGGAAGGAAGCTTCACTGCTACAACTCAACAGCATCACCAACAAGCCACAACACAGAAATGCACATAGACAGTCTTTCTCAGACAGACACTTACCACATTCGTTGAATTTGTCTTTTAGCATCTTCCATGTAAAATCAAATGGGAGCTGAGGAAAAAAGAGCAGACTAATCTGTGATGCAACCAAATCTCAGTGTACAGACATCACAACAGATACAAGATTATGATTTGAAGGTTTCCatgggctgggggtgtagcttaTTAGGTGCAGGGTGATTTGCCTAGTATGTGTATAACCCTAGAGCACCCATGTGCTCCATGCCAGCACCACCAATGGGGTCAATGCCAGGACCCATCCCCAGTAGTACCCCCAATTCCAAAACAATCTCCACTtctcatcccagagaggcaggctgACTTCTTTATGAaaatgaggagagaagaaaacaaatctcTAGCTTATGGGTATATCCTAAGAGCTAAGTGGGCAACCCACGATCCAGTGACAAAATATAATTCTATCACAACCACCTTTCTCTGAATCACTGTGCCAAGACTAAAGTGTCCCTCAAGCCAAGGGAATCAGAAACCACAAACCTTTAGAGCCCAGTCTACTCTACTGACCCACACATCCGAGGCAAATGCCAGACTACtataattttgtttgtgttttagagacagggtctcacttggcAGCTCTAGTTAACCTGGatctcacagagaaccacctaaCCTTTATCTCCAGAGTGCAGAAATTAAAAGAATGCCTGGCCCTGGGACTATTTCTTCTGTAAACCCTCAACCTCCAGTTCAGTTTTGGGGATGGTCAAGTTACATTCCCCATGCTACCCAGTTCTCTCTTCAGCAGAGATCCCTCTGGTTTACATCACTCAGCCCACTGATCTCCCCaccattcattcacaacaacACTGAGGAGCTCCTGAAGAACCACTTACATTTCTCACAAATATCTGGCAAGCCTTCCTGGCTACTCCAGGTGCATGGCCTCCAGCTCCGCCAAAGGAACCTGCGAAGCTTCCTCCAAAGTTGCCCCGCTCCATCTCAATGGCTCGGTCAAAGCTAGCACCTCCAGCGCCACCCATGGCCAGGCCCATTCGCTCAATGCCAGCGCCCAATGCCGGGCCCATGGCAGGGCCCATTCGCTCCAGGCTGTTGGCGCCCATTCGCTCCAGGCCCATACGCTCCAAACTGTTGGCTCCCATGCGCTCCAGGCCCATGCGCTCCAGGTTGTTGGCGCCCATGCGCTCCAGGCCGGTGGCCATACGATCCATCACAGGGCCCATGCGCTCCAGGCCGGCCCCCATGCCTGTGGGCACCATGCGATCCATGCTCAGGCCCATTCGCTCAATGGCCGGGCCCATGCGCTCGACACCAGAGCCCATACGCTCAATGGTCTGGCCCACTCGGTCAATGGGCGCGGCCATTCGCTCCAGGCCAAAGCCCATGCCGGCACCCATGCGCTCCACGCCAGAGCCAATGCGCTCCATGGTCTGGCCCATGCGCTCAATACTGGAGGCCATGTGGTCAAGACCTAGTGGGCCCATGCGCTCAATGCCAGAGCCCATGCGCTCAACGGAGCCCATGCGGTCCATGACCAGGCCCATGCGCTCAATCTCAGAGCCCACTCGATCCATGCCATGGCCTAGGCCTGCGCCCATGCGCTCCATGCCAGCACCGCCAATGCGGTCAATGCCAGGGCCCATCCTCTCGATCCCAGGGACACTGCCTCCAGCTCCACCTGAAACAGGAATAAAAAGTACAAGCAGAAGTCAGGGACTTGTGTAGGCATTCATATACCAATGCATGCCTGGCTGGGCACTTCAGATCCCAAGTTCAACCACAAATCAGGAAGTCATgctcaaaataatttattattaagaaAACCCAATGTTAGCAACAAGATCTCCACAATCATCCTTTCCACTCCATAGCACAGGCACAAATTTCACAACaaaatttaagtaataaaaattcaCCCTCACTGGGTGGTGGTCACATACCAGTTAaacaacactggggaggcagaggctgacctggtctacaaactgtaagttccagggcagccaaggctacaccacagaaaaaaaccctgcctcaagagggggtttaaaaaaagacaaaataacaaaaaccaaacaaaaacaacacccatcataaaaaaacaaaaacaaaacttcatcTTCATGCTGGTACCTATGACAAACCTGAGTCACACATCAATTCCTGAAAACTTTTTAGTTTCCTCATCAGCAGACATTGAGAAACCCCCTCAAAGAAGCACACAAAACTTCATACTCAGTAACTCATGGTAACCGATAAGTTACATGTAGACAATCCAAAGCCACTTACAACCTTTATCCTCTTTCAACTTGTTCCTCTTAAGATACCCTGCTGACAGCTAGTCTGGCTGCATTTCCTTAGCGCTTCCAGGGCACAGTGATTACACAGCCATGTAAGCAGAAGGTAAAGTTCGTGTACATAGGCACACAAACTGGTCATTTCCTGGGACCTTTCCTTCTGTGCAAGAAATTGACAGCTTGTGTATATTTATCTCATTGGCTTTGGAAGAAAGATGCTGACAGCAAGGCAGGGTCAATTATTGAAGAGGCCAGGGGTCAGTGACCAGTGCACAATGACACTCAACCATGGTGCTTGCAACCCTGGACAGGGAAGTCTGGCTCTATCCAAGCCCTGACCAATCACTTCACCATGCAGAGCTCAAAACCGAAATTTCGTAGTGCCCACCACCACTCAACACAGCAGTCTAGCCGATGGTTAGCTTACTACTGAcccaaaatataaaattcaagctgggtgatggtggcacatgcctttaattccagcacttggcaggcagatctctgtgagttcaaggctagcctggtctataagagctagttccaggataagttacaaagctacagagaaactttgttggggagggggaggttcAACAAGAGAACAATCAGCAATTTTTATAACAGTATGTAACTCTAAAGTTATATGGCCTGGCACAAGTCAATTCACTTCTCTATGCCCACTTCTGTGGCTgaaatgcagcacacacacatacacaaaaaagcaAGCACAACTTCAAGAATGTTAGTGTTTCACAATAGAAATAGCTCAGAAAGTAACTTTTTCACATTACAAGAGGAAAACAGGTTCTGGCTTGACATATCAGGGCTAGCAATGATGCTGGCAGCCCCATGCCAACagaagcaaaccaggaaagacCTAAGCAGAGCTCCCATAAAAATGCCTGGCAAGTGGGCTGCCAAAGGAAGGCCAAACTTGAAGGCTGGaggaaaaaagggggaggggggacttAAAAGGTACAGTTAAGGCTAGAGAGCAAGCTCAGAgttcattcagttcccagcaccacacagctcacaaccacctacagtTCCCTGCCTCTAGTGTCTACtggcacctgtactcatgtgcacattcctatacacacacacacacacacacttacacctttttaaaaaaaatggtacatTTAATTCTAAGTGCTCATAAAACTATCATGTAAGAACATATACCAAAATATTTGCAATATTCATCAATGGACACTGGTCCTATAGATATTCATTCCTTGACTCTTTCTAATGACACAAATGTGTTTCAACAAGCATTTATCATGTATGAGGTGGTACActtttcagttttaaaagtttttacaTGCACTGGCTCTTTTACAAGCTTATGAGGTGAAACCTATTATTCCCCCATTTTAAAGTCGAGCACTACAAACATAGGTATTGTCACTTACCACAAGCCACACAGCTATGGAAAGGCAGCGATTGCTCCTACCCTAGGTAATCTGTGTCAGAGCCCATGTTTTGCCACACTACTGTTGAGTCCCCATTAAATGCCTGttctaacaataacaacaacaacacagaaTCAGAATATCAAGCTAAGTGATTCCTACCTCCTCCCTGCTTTGCAATGATCTCTCCTCTCTTCAGTGCATTACTTAGGATTTCTaaggaaatcaggaaaaaaaaataattagtcaAATTTTTCTGCAACAGAAACCTTCCTATTATATTCCAGAAGcataatagttttttgtttttattctttttaaaagaagtttaagaaacacacataaacaaaatcagTTTACAGAAAACAGGAAAGCCACAATGCTCCTTATAGCTTCAGAGTCAGGCCAGTTTGCAGGGGTGCCTGCAAATTTGTCCAGCAGAGAGGTGGTGTGCATTAATGAGCTAAACTCAAAGACAGGAGAAGAGGTCCCTCAATCTTTGCTCAGCAGCAGTTTTCTAGAGGTGTTCTGGACATTTTGTATTGAGGCTTTCCCAGTGAGCAGGAAACCAAGGCCTTTCTATGTCTTCTGCTCAGAAGCCTGAAGCCTGCCTGCACAGATTCACCCTTCTCTGCACCACAAAATAAATTGAAGCTGTAGTTGTATAGAACCAGGAAGTGAGAACCATCAGTACTCAAGGAGCAAGCAGAATGTGATACTGACAAAGACACAGGAGAATTATTTCCCTGCCCCATCAAGAAAACACCCAAGCCACCTTAAAGTCTGCTACTATCATTAATATCCTCCTCAGAAATTAAAGTTTTAGCTTCTATCATGTGAGAACAGAGCTACGAGCAGAAAATAGGTCCATAACCAATCACAGGACTTCCCAACTGTCAGAACTGTTTGCAACGAGATACAGAAAAACTTTTCTGGAATGATGTACAGAAGCAGATGTGTTTTCTGTGGGCGTGTGGCCATAGCAATCTTAAGAGCATCCTTGCCAATGGTAGGCCATCTGATAGTACAGAAGGAACCCCTACCCATTGTAACCTCTGTCACTCCTAAAGACCACTGTCACTAGAGACTCTGCCATCTCCCTTTAGTTGGGGAACACCTACTACTATGTAGTGTTTATAAGAGTAGAGGTGCCAGgaagtggtgacgcacacctttaatcccagcactcgggagggcagaggcaggcggatctctgtgttcgaggccagcctggtctagaagagctaattccagaacagactccaaaagctgcagagaaaccctatctcaaaaaaccaaaaagagtagAGGTAAGGGAAGTCACTGTGGTCATTTTTGCTGGATGCACGAAAGTATGGACAGTATTTGCAAGGTACCGGGAGAAGATTATTTGAGTGTACTACCCTGACTACTGATGAAGAAGTGGGATGATTGCCTTCTAGACATGCAGAAAAACTACGGCAGACATGTTGTGGGTGCCTAATTG is a genomic window containing:
- the Hnrnpm gene encoding heterogeneous nuclear ribonucleoprotein M isoform X3 yields the protein MAAGVEAAAEVAATEPKMEEESGAPCVPSGNGAPGPKGEGERPTQNEKRKEKNIKRGGNRFEPYTNPTKRYRAFITNIPFDVKWQSLKDLVKEKVGEVTYVELLMDAEGKSRGCAVVEFKMEESMKKAAEVLNKHSLSGRPLKVKEDPDGEHARRAMQKAGRLGSTVFVANLDYKVGWKKLKEVFSMAGVVVRADILEDKDGKSRGIGTVTFEQSIEAVQAISMFNGQLLFDRPMHVKMDERALPKGDFFPPERPQQLPHGLGGIGMGLGPGGQPIDANHLNKGIGMGNLGPAGMGMEGIGFGINKIGGMEGPFGGGMENMGRFGSGMNMGRINEILSNALKRGEIIAKQGGGGAGGSVPGIERMGPGIDRIGGAGMERMGAGLGHGMDRVGSEIERMGLVMDRMGSVERMGSGIERMGPLGLDHMASSIERMGQTMERIGSGVERMGAGMGFGLERMAAPIDRVGQTIERMGSGVERMGPAIERMGLSMDRMVPTGMGAGLERMGPVMDRMATGLERMGANNLERMGLERMGANSLERMGLERMGANSLERMGPAMGPALGAGIERMGLAMGGAGGASFDRAIEMERGNFGGSFAGSFGGAGGHAPGVARKACQIFVRNLPFDFTWKMLKDKFNECGHVLYADIKMENGKSKGCGVVKFESPEVAERACRMMNGMKLSGREIDVRIDRNA
- the Hnrnpm gene encoding heterogeneous nuclear ribonucleoprotein M isoform X1, whose amino-acid sequence is MEESMKKAAEVLNKHSLSGRPLKVKEDPDGEHARRAMQKVMATTGGMGMGPGGPGMINIPPSILNNPNIPNEIIHALQAGRLGSTVFVANLDYKVGWKKLKEVFSMAGVVVRADILEDKDGKSRGIGTVTFEQSIEAVQAISMFNGQLLFDRPMHVKMDERALPKGDFFPPERPQQLPHGLGGIGMGLGPGGQPIDANHLNKGIGMGNLGPAGMGMEGIGFGINKIGGMEGPFGGGMENMGRFGSGMNMGRINEILSNALKRGEIIAKQGGGGAGGSVPGIERMGPGIDRIGGAGMERMGAGLGHGMDRVGSEIERMGLVMDRMGSVERMGSGIERMGPLGLDHMASSIERMGQTMERIGSGVERMGAGMGFGLERMAAPIDRVGQTIERMGSGVERMGPAIERMGLSMDRMVPTGMGAGLERMGPVMDRMATGLERMGANNLERMGLERMGANSLERMGLERMGANSLERMGPAMGPALGAGIERMGLAMGGAGGASFDRAIEMERGNFGGSFAGSFGGAGGHAPGVARKACQIFVRNLPFDFTWKMLKDKFNECGDLD
- the Pram1 gene encoding PML-RARA-regulated adapter molecule 1 codes for the protein MGSNQDFRNLQAKFQASQEPGEPSRKLIKPEFNKLLKKFPQTELSEQPKKASQSELSTVSLKPLQLQFTDIPKKTSQSEDLRKSPQPELKDFPRKPPHPQFTNLKKPSQAEFTDSKKPPQAQFASLPKPSQPEFTNLPKKSLKSELSNPARPSVELKPTTFPKKFWQPESSEAPLKSLPKKPLQSQAAGSSRKSLTQVESSEVPQTSKPGSSEFYPHSPEPDVSTFPKKSLQSERNENFKKSPSLQATGCTKYPQQPMSYEVPQTAPWKPESYNPPSHSLQPDVHALPKKHPQLQLSDLTRTSSEPEVCKFPKKPQQPAPKVLSKKPSHQELGHLPRTSSEPEFSSLPRKFLQPQHGKFFQPDFPKGLPRKSKVPVSVSECSLPSAFEGSSPQLPLSLGYGVSRTPNWRSEDFQVQHPPQRRPLPSASSLGSPPAKPPLPPVPINIQSFQRASATAPAVLKTGSSETLFPAQPQQTLQNPDEIYELYDAVEATSDSSLSPRGRDGVQTTQQVTGWPQQDAELRKGATQVQQLPPTDPKLLKQIRKAEKAEREFRKKFKFEGEIVIQTKMMIDPNAKTRRGGGKHLGIRRGEILEVIEFTNKDEMLCRDPKGKYGYVPRTALLPLETEVYDDVSFWDPLDNQPFPQGQ